CATAAACATGTCGTTCATCAGTGATTGTGGTAGCCCACTTAGTAGGTTAATTAGTTTGGACGCAATGTGGAGAGTCAACAGAACAAAAAAAAATGTTGTGCGCACATGGATCGCCTGGAAAGACGAGTGCAGTGCGTTCAAACGGGCATTGTTAATGGGCATTCCATGTGCGAGATGAGATGATGAGAACCGAATCACAGgtgaataaagaatggagaaatgGGCGGCGCGCCGGCGGGCGGCCGGAGGACAGCAAGAATGTGGGGCTAGCTAGCTTACCGACGAGACGGACGAGGTGCTTGTGGCGGAGGCGGTTGATGATGCTGAGCTCGGCGAGGAAGTCGTTCTGGCCCTGCGTGCTGGCGCGGGAGAACTTCTTGACGGCCACCTCGACGGCGCTCCCGGCGCCGCCGGGGCTGGTGTGGTCGCCGACCACCACGCCCCGGTACACGACCCCGTATCCGCCCTGCCCCAGCTTCATCTTCTCGTCGAAGTTGTTGGTGGCCTTGCGGATCTCGCGGTACTCGAACTCCCGCGGCCCGCCGGCGAAGCTCCGGATCATGGTGCCGGTGATggcgctgctgctgttgccgTCGTCGCCGTGCACCTTCCGACGCTCCACCACGCACACGTACGCCAGGACGGCGGCGCCGACCACCGCGACGACACCCACGGCCACGGGCACTCCGACGGCGAGCCCGAGCGTCCGTCTCTTGCCACcgccatcgccgtcgtcgaaCGGGAGCTTCTCCAGCGTCATGTTCCACGCGAGCACGCAGTTGAGCTGGTACTTGCGCCCCGTCGACGCCGCGAACCCGAAGTAGGACCACTCGGCCACGGTCTCCCCGAGGTCCAGCGGCGCGGCGAGGACCGCGCGCTGGGGCTTCACCTTCCCCGACACGGCCATGCGCACCGCAATGCGGCGCGCGGCGCCGTCGTAGTCGACCCAGACGTCGTACTTGACGGGGACGACGGGCGAGATCTCGATGCCGAGCGGCGTCAGCGAGGCGGTGGCGACGGAGACGACGCTGTTGACGTCGAGCCCGACGTGGTTGTCGTCCGGGTCGTACGCCTGCTTCTCAGTGTCGAGCTCCACAGCGACGATCCGGTTCGTGGCGTTGCCGTCGGTGGCCGCGTTGGTCAGGCCGAGGTACCCGCCGGAGCTCCCCGTGGGCGGCTCGTCCGCGGACGGCGCGATCACGAACGCGAACCCTTCCGCGGGCTCCGTGCCGTTGGGCCGGAACACGTTGACGGTGAAGACGGTGCTGAAGGACGCGACCTGCTTGCCCCCGCCGGTGGCGTTGGTGGCCTTGTCGCGGTGCCAGAGCTTGAACGGGGTGGCATAGAGCACGCGGCCAGACTTGTGGGTGAGGTAGGTGGCGGCGTTGTTGAGCGAGTCCGGCGTGATCTGGAGCGCGCCCTGGTTGATGTTGGCGTCGCCGAGCACCGTCACGTTGACGACGCGGTTCGCGCTGACGAACCGGGAGAAGCTGAACCCGGTGACGTTGCCGCCGCAGCTGACGCCAGGGGCCGCGGTGGCATTGGTGGAGAGTGAGGTagaggcggcggcgacggcgctggCGGCGGCTAAGAGGAGCAGGTGTACGAGGAAACGGGCGGCGGCCATCAACCGCGAGCGAGAGGGCGAGACGAGCACTGTTGCCGCCCGTGTGCGGTGCCACTGCGGCCCGGCTGCCCTCCTTATTTCCACCCGGTTTCCTGAGGCTGACAGACTAGATTCGCTTCGCTGGCCTACCGGTAAAGATGACCCTATAAAATTTTGAAGCTTTTTTTCAGTAGCAAAGCTGCGTCCACACCAGTGTGTGTCGTCTGCTCCTGCGTGCGATAGATCCGAAAGTACTTCTAAGCGTGATCGGTGGATAAATTACTTAACTTAGACAGAGTCCGGGTGACGTACCTCGTCCAGTGAAGTCGCGGCCATGACGCCGCCGACGTGGTAGCAGCAACGTGGAGGCGCTGTCAAGTGACAGCGGCGAAGGCGATGGCACTTCCCGTCGCTTACATTGCGCCATTCTAGATCGGACTAGAGCTAAGACGTCGGTGGGGCGCTGGCGGCTACGGTGAACCTCATGACTCGAGCCCCAGTCCACACCTCCTATTTACTCGCGCCATGACGACGCATTTTAAATGTGCcaaggtcaatactaggacagcatAAAAGCtatccaaacttctctcgctatgcgggatacaaaacatataaatcatcacaaaacttctcccgccatgcaggattgactagcataagtactataccaaaacttctccccatgcgggatacatctatacgaaaacttagtcatgacgactaaaacattcacttatacttcattttccgATTAAATCTTCCCGTTCGTTCCAATTTAATCATAAAATTAGTAAACAAACAAAAAAACTATCTTGGCTTGACTCaggccttttcattcacatacctcAATATTGTAGTCTGTTGGCATACAAccgagtgatctcgtcggttaaaaataaaacatacaatatgcttctgcatcaattctacatcaccgttgggcagaaaatagaattaatgcataaaactcataaaattaACTTaaaatccatataactactcttcaaaattaaattctcctgttggtttgaatttaattagaagataatcaatatcattgcagcgaaaacttgataatgaaatacattcttttagttcaggagcacttcttggtccttatctattctttgaaaaattgaccatgttagtgtaaaatttatcagagatttaaacttcaaacttaaattcattataatattatcatcatcaacgttggtcggaaaatgacaataccataatctcACTTAAATAAAACGGACTACTCATCTAATTTAAATTttccgttggttctaatttaattagaggataaatataatcataatttactaaatataaatgctcttcaaaattaaattctcccgatggttcgaatttaattagaagataatcaacattaaactttgcagcggaaacacaAAAAAtttctttatctacttttcagaagcatttaacTTTTCTTACCTACTCTTTGAAAAAATTATCTCGtgggttcaaattttgacagagatttaaactagacAAAAATCATCAAAAAAATTGCttatgaaaaagaataaaacatgaACTTGGGGTTCACTGTTCATTTGACCTGGACTTGATGAAACCGTCGCGACCCAGTGCCGCGAAATCGGCCCACTAC
This DNA window, taken from Miscanthus floridulus cultivar M001 chromosome 13, ASM1932011v1, whole genome shotgun sequence, encodes the following:
- the LOC136502234 gene encoding probable L-type lectin-domain containing receptor kinase S.5; the protein is MAAARFLVHLLLLAAASAVAAASTSLSTNATAAPGVSCGGNVTGFSFSRFVSANRVVNVTVLGDANINQGALQITPDSLNNAATYLTHKSGRVLYATPFKLWHRDKATNATGGGKQVASFSTVFTVNVFRPNGTEPAEGFAFVIAPSADEPPTGSSGGYLGLTNAATDGNATNRIVAVELDTEKQAYDPDDNHVGLDVNSVVSVATASLTPLGIEISPVVPVKYDVWVDYDGAARRIAVRMAVSGKVKPQRAVLAAPLDLGETVAEWSYFGFAASTGRKYQLNCVLAWNMTLEKLPFDDGDGGGKRRTLGLAVGVPVAVGVVAVVGAAVLAYVCVVERRKVHGDDGNSSSAITGTMIRSFAGGPREFEYREIRKATNNFDEKMKLGQGGYGVVYRGVVVGDHTSPGGAGSAVEVAVKKFSRASTQGQNDFLAELSIINRLRHKHLVRLVGWSHDNGELLLVYEFMPNGSLDQHLFSPAPGRQLLGWELRYNIVKGVASALHYLHDEYDQRVVHRDLKASNIMLDAAFSARLGDFGLARAIETDKTSYMEEAGGGVHGTVGYIAPECFHTEKATRESDVYAFGAVVLEVVCGRRPRCDIEGFHFLVDWVWRLHRDGRALEAVDARLDGAFDADQAERLILLGLACSHPNPAERPKTPAILQILLGSIPPPVVPPFKPSFVWPATDGVLDTMSTTAGTTTSHLSLTSASTWSGNFMKGSLKHAFEQEGTDSLA